A genomic stretch from Argiope bruennichi chromosome 2, qqArgBrue1.1, whole genome shotgun sequence includes:
- the LOC129960242 gene encoding alpha/beta hydrolase domain-containing protein 17B-like, protein MNGLSFSELCCLFCCPPFPSRIAAKVAFLPPEPTYSFVPDETGTKFTLNLTDRAEWQYSQRELEGTEVFFTRTPRGNRIACMFVRCTPNARFTILFSHGNAVDLGQMSSFYLGLGSRINCNIFSYDYSGYGISTGKPSEKNLYADVDAAWHALRTRYGISPENIILYGQSIGTVPTVDLASRYEVGAVILHSPLMSGMRVAFPNTKRTWFFDAFPSIDKVPKVTSPVLVIHGTEDEVIDFSHGLAIYESCPRAVEPLWVEGAGHNDVELYGQYLERLKQFVSMELVN, encoded by the exons ATGAACGGTTTATCTTTTAGTGAGTTATGTTGTTTATTTTGTTGTCCTCCGTTTCCATCAAGAATAGCTGCTAAGGTTGCATTTCTGCCTCCTGAACCAACTTATTCTTTTGTACCTGATGAAACTGGAACTAAATTTACTCTGAATTTGACCGATCGAGCAGAATGGCAATATTCTCAGAGGGAACTGGAAGGTACAGAGGTTTTCTTCACAAGAACTCCCCGGGGAAACCGAATTGCATGTATGTTTGTTCGCTGCACCCCCAATGCACGATTTACCATCCTTTTTAGTCATGGTAATGCTGTGGACTTGGGGCAGATGAGCAGCTTCTATCTTGGACTCGGATCTagaattaattgcaatattttcagttatgaTTATTCTGGATATGGGATCAGTACGGGGAAACCATCCGAAAAAAATTTGTATGCCGATGTGGACGCTGCTTGGCATGCATTGCGGACTCGTTATGGAATAAGtccagaaaatatcattttatatggTCAGAGTATTGGTACAGTGCCTACAGTAGATTTGGCTTCTAGATACGAAGTGGGAGCCGTGATACTTCACTCGCCCTTAATGTCAGGAATGCGTGTTGCTTTCCCCAACACAAAAAGAACTTGGTTTTTTGATGCTTTTCCTAG CATTGACAAAGTACCCAAAGTTACTTCTCCCGTCCTTGTAATCCACGGAACAGAGGATGAAGTTATTGATTTTTCTCATGGTCTGGCTATTTATGAAAGTTGTCCTAGAGCAGTTGAGCCACTTTGGGTTGAAGGAGCTGGTCACAACGACGTGGAGTTGTATGGACAGTATTTAGAGCGACTGAAGCAGTTTGTTTCCATggaattagttaattaa